Proteins found in one Nitrosopumilus maritimus SCM1 genomic segment:
- a CDS encoding DUF504 domain-containing protein, with protein sequence MAKKGIIAEIFSKAKFADKSESYKIFYRNFERIVETTLPEFLIQSDNLQTIPISRIKKIKKNNTILFEKKLARSE encoded by the coding sequence ATGGCAAAAAAGGGAATAATTGCAGAGATTTTTAGTAAAGCAAAATTCGCAGATAAATCAGAGTCATACAAAATTTTCTACAGAAATTTTGAAAGAATAGTTGAAACAACTTTGCCAGAATTCTTGATTCAGTCAGATAATCTACAAACAATACCAATCAGCAGAATAAAGAAAATTAAAAAAAATAATACGATTTTATTTGAAAAGAAACTAGCAAGGAGTGAATAG
- a CDS encoding OBG GTPase family GTP-binding protein encodes MGIPEKIKAIQDEMARTQINKATEHHLGLLKAKIAKLKREQEDNVAKKSGMKSDGFDVRRTGDATVVFIGLPSVGKSTLLNRLTGAKSAVGAFQFTTLTVVPGMMEYRGAKIQVLDLPGIIKGASTGKGLGKRILSVARTADLVLLVLDVFQPYHEDVLVNELGNIGIRLNQLPPNITIEKASMGGIAIAQQVKLTRITEKHLKDILHLYGIVSARVVVREDITSEQLSDHIAGNISYSKALTILNKIDLVDKKFLDDLKTKIKSDVIEVSANSDINIEQLKEKIYEKLKFIRIYMRPKGGETDFKEPLIAREGDTVEDICNKLHRRMKREFRYGMVWGKSVKFGGQRVGLSHILQDEDVLTIIKTRGT; translated from the coding sequence TTGGGAATTCCTGAAAAAATTAAAGCCATTCAAGATGAGATGGCGAGAACTCAAATTAACAAAGCTACAGAACACCATCTTGGATTACTAAAAGCAAAAATTGCAAAACTCAAACGAGAACAAGAAGACAATGTTGCAAAAAAATCTGGAATGAAATCAGATGGGTTTGATGTTAGAAGAACAGGTGATGCAACAGTTGTGTTTATCGGATTACCAAGTGTAGGAAAATCAACACTGCTAAACCGACTAACAGGTGCAAAGTCAGCAGTAGGAGCATTTCAATTCACAACTCTAACAGTAGTTCCAGGAATGATGGAATACAGAGGAGCAAAAATTCAGGTACTAGATTTACCAGGAATCATCAAAGGTGCATCAACAGGAAAAGGATTAGGAAAGAGAATACTATCAGTAGCAAGAACCGCAGATTTGGTATTACTGGTTTTAGATGTATTTCAGCCATATCATGAGGATGTACTAGTTAACGAATTAGGAAATATCGGAATTAGATTAAATCAACTCCCACCAAACATTACCATTGAAAAAGCATCAATGGGAGGTATTGCAATTGCACAACAAGTAAAGCTTACAAGAATTACAGAAAAACATTTGAAAGATATCTTACATCTTTATGGAATAGTTAGTGCAAGAGTAGTTGTTAGAGAAGATATTACATCAGAACAACTATCAGACCACATTGCAGGAAACATAAGTTATTCAAAAGCACTTACAATTTTAAACAAAATTGATCTAGTTGATAAAAAATTCCTAGATGATTTGAAAACAAAAATAAAATCAGATGTAATCGAAGTGTCTGCAAATTCAGATATCAATATTGAACAATTAAAAGAAAAAATCTATGAAAAATTAAAGTTCATTAGAATATACATGCGACCAAAAGGAGGAGAAACAGATTTCAAAGAACCATTAATTGCAAGAGAAGGAGATACTGTTGAAGATATTTGTAACAAGTTACATCGAAGAATGAAAAGAGAGTTCAGATATGGAATGGTTTGGGGAAAGAGTGTAAAGTTTGGAGGACAAAGAGTAGGTTTGAGTCATATTTTACAAGACGAAGATGTGTTAACAATTATCAAAACACGCGGAACATAA